The bacterium genome contains a region encoding:
- a CDS encoding 4Fe-4S binding protein → MIGSATCGIASGANEVIAAVAQTLESLNGAGKDTIIARTGCIGMCYEEPLLDILKPGWPRLTYSKVKPKDVKSILSAVYEGKLVKDKLLGKIEEVEDVIHDKRFRFPTEKLPQEIESAEEFWRLPFTARQMHLAMRNCGIIDPESISEYIARGGYLGLYKVLTGMKPDEVIDMVEKAGLRGRGGGGFQTSQKWRSSKSAPGYRYVLCNADEGDPGAYMDRSLLEGDPHSIIEGMLIGAYALESRQGYVYVRAEYPLAVKNLQKAIDDAYAEGLLGKDILGSGFEFDLRIAKGGGAFVCGESTALMASIEGKPGEPRAKYTHTAEKGLWNQPTVLNNVETWNNVPVIAVRGAEWFSRIGNPESTGTKIFSLVGKVRRAGLVEVPMGVTLRDIIYDIGGGIPKDKPFKAVQTGGPSGGCIPADLIDLEVDFDKLWEAGSMMGSGGMIVMDSETCMVDVAKYFIEFLKEESCGKCVPCREGLSQMHEILTQITEGNGKESDIELLEELGKVTQDASLCALGGSAANPVLSTLRFFKDEYIEHIRDKQCRAGVCKALIRFEITDKCTGCTLCARNCPTSAIAGEVKKLHAIDQSKCIKCGVCYDVCKFDAVTRNTRNTRNTRNSSNTSNTSNTRNTPSSSPKTKEGGN, encoded by the coding sequence ATAATCGCGCGCACAGGCTGCATCGGCATGTGCTACGAGGAGCCTTTGCTCGATATACTCAAGCCCGGCTGGCCCCGTTTGACCTACTCAAAGGTTAAACCTAAGGACGTCAAGAGCATTCTTTCGGCGGTTTATGAAGGAAAGCTGGTTAAGGATAAACTTCTTGGCAAGATTGAGGAGGTCGAGGACGTAATTCACGATAAGCGTTTCAGGTTTCCCACAGAAAAACTTCCGCAAGAAATCGAATCTGCAGAAGAGTTCTGGCGGCTTCCCTTTACGGCAAGGCAGATGCATCTTGCCATGCGGAACTGCGGGATCATTGACCCTGAATCCATATCGGAATACATAGCTCGCGGCGGATATCTTGGTCTCTACAAGGTGCTTACCGGGATGAAACCGGACGAGGTCATCGACATGGTAGAGAAGGCAGGTTTGCGCGGCAGAGGCGGCGGCGGATTCCAGACCTCGCAAAAATGGCGTTCCTCAAAATCCGCGCCAGGCTACCGCTACGTTCTGTGCAATGCCGACGAGGGCGATCCTGGCGCCTACATGGATCGCTCACTTCTTGAGGGCGATCCGCACTCGATAATCGAGGGTATGCTTATCGGAGCCTATGCGCTTGAATCCCGGCAAGGTTACGTTTACGTTAGAGCGGAATACCCCTTGGCTGTGAAGAATCTCCAGAAGGCAATAGATGACGCCTATGCAGAGGGTCTTCTGGGAAAGGATATTCTTGGTTCCGGTTTCGAGTTTGACTTGCGAATCGCCAAGGGAGGCGGTGCGTTCGTATGCGGCGAATCTACCGCCCTTATGGCTTCAATAGAGGGCAAGCCAGGCGAACCGCGCGCGAAGTACACTCACACAGCAGAAAAAGGCCTGTGGAACCAACCGACCGTTTTGAACAACGTCGAAACCTGGAACAACGTGCCCGTAATCGCTGTAAGAGGAGCGGAATGGTTTTCCAGGATAGGAAATCCTGAGTCTACAGGCACCAAGATATTCTCGCTCGTCGGAAAAGTTCGAAGGGCCGGTCTTGTTGAAGTGCCTATGGGAGTTACGTTAAGGGATATAATCTATGATATAGGCGGCGGAATTCCTAAGGACAAACCCTTTAAGGCAGTGCAGACCGGCGGCCCGTCGGGCGGATGTATTCCAGCCGATCTCATAGACCTCGAAGTGGACTTCGATAAGCTGTGGGAAGCGGGCTCAATGATGGGTTCAGGCGGAATGATAGTCATGGATTCCGAAACCTGCATGGTCGATGTCGCCAAGTATTTTATAGAGTTCCTCAAAGAAGAAAGCTGCGGCAAGTGCGTACCATGCCGGGAAGGGTTATCCCAGATGCACGAGATACTCACTCAAATCACGGAAGGGAATGGTAAAGAATCCGATATCGAGCTTCTTGAAGAGCTTGGAAAAGTCACTCAGGATGCGTCTTTGTGCGCACTCGGCGGCTCGGCGGCAAATCCCGTTCTCTCCACCTTGCGGTTTTTCAAGGATGAATACATCGAACACATTCGTGATAAACAATGTCGCGCGGGCGTCTGCAAGGCTCTTATAAGATTCGAAATTACCGATAAATGCACGGGCTGTACACTGTGTGCAAGAAACTGTCCGACATCCGCCATTGCAGGGGAAGTCAAAAAACTCCATGCTATAGATCAATCCAAGTGCATCAAATGCGGGGTTTGTTACGATGTCTGTAAGTTCGACGCAGTGACCCGTAACACCCGTAACACCCGTAACACCCGTAACTCCAGTAACACCAGTAACACCAGTAACACCCGTAACACACCTTCCTCCTCACCCAAGACTAAAGAAGGTGGAAATTGA
- a CDS encoding 4Fe-4S dicluster domain-containing protein produces the protein MSHAEWQGQATFTIDDKQVTGYKGETILQVARRQGIDIPTLCHHEAIAPYGACRLCLVEVTAGKRTRLVTSCIYEVAPGIDVKTSSERVIRNRKAILELLLARAPDAPKIVELAGEYGIQKSRYPLIKNDKCILCGLCVRACREIIGADAIGFIDRGADRQVGPPLERRSERCVGCGTCIYICPTGAISLKDVSKPMRGVHNHPYDYEAPDCEICGELNLESESKAEKRE, from the coding sequence ATGAGTCATGCTGAGTGGCAGGGTCAAGCCACGTTCACTATCGACGACAAGCAAGTCACAGGCTACAAAGGCGAGACGATATTGCAAGTTGCACGCAGGCAGGGGATAGATATACCAACACTCTGCCACCACGAGGCGATTGCGCCTTACGGCGCGTGCCGCCTGTGTTTGGTGGAGGTGACCGCAGGTAAGCGTACGAGATTGGTTACATCGTGTATCTACGAGGTAGCACCCGGTATAGACGTAAAGACTTCTTCAGAACGTGTAATCCGCAACCGTAAGGCAATACTGGAGCTTCTTCTTGCCCGTGCCCCTGATGCTCCCAAAATCGTTGAACTAGCAGGGGAATACGGGATCCAAAAATCAAGGTATCCTCTCATAAAAAACGATAAATGTATACTTTGCGGACTTTGCGTGCGCGCTTGCCGCGAGATCATCGGCGCAGACGCAATCGGCTTCATCGACCGCGGGGCTGACCGTCAAGTTGGTCCTCCCCTGGAGCGCCGTTCGGAGCGCTGTGTAGGCTGCGGTACATGCATCTACATCTGTCCCACAGGAGCCATATCCCTCAAGGACGTCTCGAAGCCCATGCGGGGCGTTCACAACCATCCGTATGACTATGAAGCTCCCGATTGTGAAATATGCGGGGAACTGAACCTTGAATCTGAGTCGAAGGCGGAAAAAAGAGAATGA